One Arachis hypogaea cultivar Tifrunner chromosome 18, arahy.Tifrunner.gnm2.J5K5, whole genome shotgun sequence genomic window, ataTCTCACTCAACAACCTAAACAAAAGTTGAGTCACCCTTAGCTTCATTCCCTCTACTATACTCTATCTTATTTTGTGGTATTCAGAAACCAATTAAGCATAAAACTAGTGTTTGATTATAGGCATTAGGCCATGGCAGCTTGTGGGAGCCTTCAGCATATATTTGAGAATAAGCTGTTACCAGAAAATCCAACACTCATTGAATCCCTTTCATGGAACCAAATCAAACCAGTAGTAGTGAATCCCTTAGAGCATCAACAGCACTCATTCACTGAGATATTTGGTGAACTCCATTTCAAGGAGACTACTCTAATATCATCGTCATCAAATTACACAAAGCTAAACCAGAATAACAATGAAGATTTTGGTGAATCAAGCAACAATAAAAGCAGGAGGCACAAAAGCAGTGACAGCTTTTCATCTTGGAGTTCTGAAAGCTTGCAGCTTTGCACTGAAGGCCTTGGGTTTGAGAGCTCATATGATGTTGAAGACATGATGAAGAGTCATGAGAGTGGTGAGAAAGAGTACTGTGTGGAAAACCATGCAGCAGCACAAGTTTCAGAAGAATATAATGATTGCTATGGTGGCGGCGGTGGAGAACATTGGAGGAGGTCATCAAGGATGAGTAGTGGTGGAGGGAACTCTTACCCTCCTCCAATTTCAAGCATAGGGAGGAGTGGGAAGCCTGGGGTTTTGTTCAGATCATTCAGGAGTAATGGCAGGTTTGTCTTGGAAGAGATACGGGTACCATCACAGGAGTTCTTACATGCTTCTAGAGAGGATGGAAGGTTGAAGCTCCATTTTATTcatcctgatgatgatgatgatgatgatgatgatgagtttctagaagaagaagaagaagaagatgttgacgaagaacaagaagaagaagagtagtgAGCAGaaacaagggaaattaaattaaaagagaatGATGGTTGTGTAAGTGTGAATAATGATCATCATGCATGTAAATGAAGAAGAACAGATATGAATGCATATGCTTGTTAATTATATATAGTAGCTAGTATCTttagtttctttcttttcttttcaattcattaTAGTAGTTAGTATCTTTATTTTGTAGTAAAAAGTTAATTAAAGAACTGCCTCTGACATACATATATACCAAAAGAGGATCTCAATTGTAAACTTTAATGATTGGCTTAAATCTAATTAAGTCTCTAACTATATCCCTTCAATAATCTTGCCATTCATTCTGACCATTTCAGAATTTTTAATGCTTCTAGAAGGAAATAAGTGATGCATAATATTTGAAATAATGTTTTGCTTACAATATTTCTTCAATTTTGTCCTATCAGTCCCATTTCCAAGATCCTTTCATTGTGAACAAAGTCAGATATGATACATAACTTCTTCTACCCAAATTCACGTCATACatgatatatattagttgctttaagttataaataaatttagCTAAAAAGGGAAAACTAACTACTTTTACCGATGAAGAAGGTAGACTGGCATGTTCCATTAATTAATcgtcacatataattaattaatgtaattttaGGGTAAATAACATAACAAACTAAATAGTCTCTAATATTACAccaatattctaaaataaaataacttacaTGTatgttctaaatatttttatattttagattcaATTATTAATAGTACAATATATACATTCTAAATCGAATCtaattaattcgatttatataaaaccATTCAGGACATGTATGTAAACTATTTTCAATTATTAATAGCTTAAATGGCATAGtttttccatactcaattaaaaagTTGCGAGTTTGAATcttctatttttggtaaaaaaaactattttattttagGACATTGGTATAATATTGGAAAATGGAgactatttattttgttttatgttatttaatctaattattttttcttataaaaaaactaaaatagaacGAAAGTAGATATCGAACAGATAATTTAGAATCCAGAAGAGCAGAACCCGAAACGGCAATTGCAATACGAATATAGGATTGTGAAAGGGATAACAGTATAACACATGCAAACAAACATATTTTAGGAAAAAAAGAATAGCAAGTTGGGAGCATGTAATATATATGTGATGTATATTTCATAGAGCACCTTTTACAAGAATAATATCATAATATTTGGCGTTAATACCACATCCTTGCAGCACAAAATTTAAGGAACCCACTTATGACATCGCATACCTTTTCTTTATGGATGAAAACTGAAAAGTATGAGGAATATATATCAGAAAGGAATAattcacttataaaattaataatagaataatattagggaattattttttttaactaatattaatttattttttaaaattattttatttattttaaattttagtttttaaattataaaattttaattctaaattttaaattatatttttaaaataaaattaattaatgatgattaACAAAAAATTACTTCTTCGTAGTTTTTCTTAATAACAATAGATTTATTCACTCATTTTATATTATCTACTAAACAAATTAATAGCTCATTGTATCAGTATTATTAAGAGAAAAACTTTTAAACGGCATGATAATTActtcaaaaaataataacaaggtctttaataaaaaaatattatttttagtttttgatgtttatttttgtgaaattaattagtttttttattaatattttttttgtattaataaaataatacctacatgatatattaaattattaatttattcattaaGAACGAATtagaattaataaatttttatttgttggGAGTCTTATTGTGTTTTAGGAgtaattatcaaaattatttaatttttttattgtttgttattttttttaattatattagctaaatttattatgtaaaactaaaaaaaaaatattaataatttttaaattatttttatttataaaaattaaataaataatatattaataattaacgtgtcacataaacatattttttagagAGATCATTGACAGGAGAGTTAACTAATCTcacaaaattaaatatcaaagatCAAAATatgaaatgttttttttttcaaaatctcatagtcttttaaaaaaattatcgatATGGGTATTTACCCTATTATTAATGAATTTGATACAACTCTACTCGTAATTAATAAATATGATTATGACATTGTTTAATTTTGGTGTGACTCCACGAATAAATCATACTTTAATTTatcggataataataataaagagataAATAATAATCATTCAAATAATTATTCTACATTAATGATAAATTTTAAGAGAAATACGATAaagtatattaaaataattatttataaaatatatataaaataatatatatataaatacctaaaattatttcATCCCAGAACAAATTATTGCAATATATATGGGGGCTGAATTAGGGATGGCAAAATTCTCCGAGACACGGGGATCCCTGCGAGGACTGCCCCGAATGGAGATCCGATTGTGGGGAATTTTTCCCgcggggatggggatgggggacaaaattcccccgaagcaggcgcggggacccgagcggggatccccgccccgtcccctctattccccgaaatttatgaattccttgaattatccttaatagtttatttctcatatatgttttttagacATTtctcacacacatatatatagaaacccaaaactcctaatctttatttgcataacccttcttcaattcagagattCCTAAGGCAGTCCATACTTCATCCAACCTTTTTGCAGCCACCCCCTCGTCacccttctcaccgcatcgtcacacctcaccgtgccatTACCCTTACCGCATCGTAATTTCTTTTTGCAGCGTTCCTTTTCGTAACTCTGCCatcgtgtccattctcctctctgttgcCGCGTCTCCCACCTCGTCTACTACTTTGTCCTTTGGCTCGTCGTTGCGTCCCCATTGCGTTATTTTGAAAGAAGTCACCATTGtgtcatttagactttttgtataaaatcttgcagtttttgtataagatagatacttgcagctctattcatatggaaattaataattagttagaactattatgtACATGCGGAATGGGGTCCCCGCGGGGAATGGGGTCCGGTGGGGAATGAGGATGGGGAGCAATATTCCCCCATGGCGGGGAAtggggcggggatggggagcaaatCTGAGGGCGGGGATGGGAAGCAGGAAGACATCCCCGCCCCCAccctgccccattgacatccctaggcTGAATGGCTTATTTATGTTTTTACAGGAAATTAAAGAAACAGCTCTAACGAAACTCTTTTTTAGTATCGTCAATGTTTGGGACACCGTAAGGTTAATGTGATGGAATATTAGTTACAGGGGAGATCTTAATTATTTCACTTGTTCTAAATTTCAATGAAACCTTGTATTCTACTCTACTCTGCACCCGAAACTTATCTAATAAGGCGGCTTAGGATTCGGTGGTTccagaacgtttggaccattaaatggtcacataataaaacatgttttttaaatttttttaataactgttaaatagtctttttttaaatttaattataaattaaccctatatattttatttaattataaaaatgattttttattttataaataattattttatcataaatctatcatgtttattaacaatcaaggacaaaaacaataacgaattagatcttccattgatcctAATAAATTTTTTGGCTATTACAATcgattaaaagattaaatttgaTCCGTTACCTTCGTGAGGAATCAtaaaatcgtgtttccttgaaaatcaatcgattggactatcaaaccaatcgattgaattataactcaatcgattggattacagtttaccactaaacaatcgattgaaaattgttGGGTAGCATGGTTTTCGCAAAAAtaaatcgattggtcatattacccaatcgattgaacgatgactaaAAATGTATGTTTcttacaattcaatcgattgaatgcttcaaaacaacctgggtctcacaattcaatcgattgcttttgatacccaatcgattgaattcataAAAACAATATGAACATggcaaattcaatcgattgaagcgtgctacccaatcgattgaaatgtaTAAGAGTACATTCATTATGTTACAGGAGTACATtcattatcttataattttaataattaatgtaaattttaaaaaattgaataaatttatatttattttgattacattcaaaagtgaattatatgtattcttataataaaaaaatatacttaacttcttttataataagtaagtttttaataatttaatttattaaaaaattctcatctttttatttatcctacaaaataaaaattcatattaatagttttgaataagagaattaaaataaaatataaaaataaaccttgaataagaaaaatacaaaattttcaatttaaaaatataaaaaaattaaaagataaaaaaattatttaaatatgatttttcaagACACTCTATGACTTAtatgaataaatattatttttaaaatgaatcatgatagattgatacaaaaattattgtgtgtaaatttttttaaaaaataataaacctcTCTCGTTAATAATAATATTGGAACATAAATTTAAATACTAATtgatattatatattgtgtaggtACCTAGAGTATATTAGAAAAGTACGTTAataatttgaagagaaaaattattagtgtaaatttattttttttaaaaaattatccttATCGAACTATTTTACTTATATTCCTTCAAAacatatcttaataaaaatatttgtaacaataatttacatctaataaaaatatcttaatgAGGTTACTGTGAAAAAATgggtaaaaatttttttatttaacgaaattgacaaaagaatttttttaataataaacctcTCTTTAAGAGTAATATTGGAATTTAAATTTAGACACTAATTATCATTATATATTGCATATAAGCATCAATAgtatattattaaaatagtatgataataatttaaagagaaaaattattctttgtacatttaattaaaaaaaaattaccttgtTTAAACTATAGTGTAAGTGGAGCCATTTTTATAATCTTACAATTGAGAGTGAGCAATTTTTTTAAGTGAAGCAGTTACATCATTCTGTCATGGGTTAATGACAAATTTATAGAACGTGAGTACGTGATTGAGTATGTAGTTTTAGATTATAAAAACAggggtaaaatagaaaaaaaatattggatACCAAACCCTCTGGAttcccattatatattgttatagataagtatagtttcttaaaattttgggTATTCAGGCCACTACTCGCCCCCTCTAGATCCGTCCatgactaattaataataaaaaataataacatctatttactttttagtatttCTCAATGTCTgtgaattaataaaagataaaaaaaatattttttccttacACAATCAATTTCACGAATAAAGTATCGAAACGAATAATTGCTAAATTAGAGATTCTATTCACTGTCCTCAATTTTGTAAGGTTTATTTTTTGAACACTACAATAAAAAACTTGATTGGACCTTTGCTGATTGCTGCAACGGTGATTAACGATGAAGAAATAGTGGATATTAAATAgacgaataaaaaataaaaaaaattggatattgaGTAGATGGATGTTCTAAAgaaaaacaatgaatttttttataatcaaagaAAATGATACACGATTTCAACGGTGGGATTGAATAATTGGTGATGGATTATTCActaatttataatgttaatattaaggaaaagataagattagaatatctaaatcaaaataaaatcgcaaaaattgaagatagaattttaaagataagatagatgaataacaAGATAATTTCTAAAAACGATAACAAGATTGAAATAGGCGTAGTacacatttcaatcgattgggtaacacacttcaatcgattgaatttgacATGTCCATATTGTTTtcatgaattcaatcgattgggtatcaaaagcaatcgattgaattgtgagacccaggttgttttgaagcattcaatcaattgaaaattctaaacaatcgattgaattgtaagAAACACACATTTttagtcatcgttcaatcgattgggtaatatgaccaatcgattgatttttgcggAAATCATGATGTCCatcaattttcaatcgattgttatcgagttataattcaatcgattggtttgataatccaatcgattggttttcaaggaaacacgattttaTGATTCCTCACGAACGTGACGGAtcaaatttaatcttttaatcgattggaatagtcaaaaaatttattaggatcaataaaagatctaattcgttattgtttttgttcttgattgttaataaacatgatagatttatgataaaataattatttataaaataaaaaattatttttataattaaataaaatatatgggattaatttgtaattaaatttaaaaaatgactatttaacagttattaaaaaaatttaaaaaacatgttttgttatgggaccatttaatggtccaaacgttcttGAACCATCGAATCCGGTGCCTAATAAAGCTAATTAAGGTTcacattaatttattaatttttaagaaaaactttatatttttattgttgacCACTGTACTATAAGCTCACTCTTAAGCTTAGGcccacaaaataattaaaaagaaaaataaattgttatttttttataatatttttatttcaatatacTAAAGATTAATCTATGGTAAatcaaaattttagttaaaaatttattgtattgcatatataagataaaatttaaatatttaatatttatttagatAAATTAGTGAATTAATTACTAATCTAACTTAATAAGCTAATCAAAAGTAAAAGATTTAACTAATAAGTATCTTTAaagtatataataaatttattgttaaatgaaaatttttaataaaatattttttaatttataattttaatatgtatttttaagatAAGTGAtagataaattcaaaaataaaatgtttttatTATGATGAAATTGATGCCAAGCACAATTTTCAGAGAAGTGATAATAGGTGAGTGCTGAAATGAAA contains:
- the LOC112772416 gene encoding protein FAF-like, chloroplastic yields the protein MAACGSLQHIFENKLLPENPTLIESLSWNQIKPVVVNPLEHQQHSFTEIFGELHFKETTLISSSSNYTKLNQNNNEDFGESSNNKSRRHKSSDSFSSWSSESLQLCTEGLGFESSYDVEDMMKSHESGEKEYCVENHAAAQVSEEYNDCYGGGGGEHWRRSSRMSSGGGNSYPPPISSIGRSGKPGVLFRSFRSNGRFVLEEIRVPSQEFLHASREDGRLKLHFIHPDDDDDDDDDEFLEEEEEEDVDEEQEEEE